The Prosthecobacter sp. genome contains the following window.
ACCCGAAGAGCGCGGATCCAATTTCCCGCGAATCAACCCGGCTGCGCTGTGTGCTGGCCTTCGTGCCACAGACCACGCTGGACCCAAAGCAGATGCAGGCGTGGATTCCCAACAATCAATACGGCAATCACGCCTTCGCTCTGGGCAGCATGCAGGAGTTCCTCGACAAACGGGAGCCTCTGCTGCCGTGGATCGAGCGCTTCTCGCCTTATGCCCTCGCCAGCTCGGATGACCCGCCAGTGCTGCTGTTTTACGACAACACGCCCAACCTCGGCCAGCCCTACAAAGACCCGCCGCACTCTGCCAATTTCGGCGCGGGTATCGCCGAGAAGCTCAAAGCCGTCGGGATCGAGCACGAGATCAATTACAACAATGACTACGCCCACATGAAGTGGCCGGACCTGTTCGGCTTTCTGGCGGAGAAATTGAAAACCAAGTAATGGCTACTGAATCAACTGCTCCAAATCCGTCTCGCTCAAACCTTCCATCATCGGGGCCTGATCATTCAGAGCGGCTTCCACTAGGCCGCGTTTCTGGGCCTGAAGTTTGAGGATGCGCTCCTCTACCGTGCCTCGAATCGCCAGGCGATAGGCGTTGACGACCTTCTGCTGGCCGATGCGGTGAGCACGGTCGATGGCTTGGGATTCGACGGCGGGATTCCACCACGGATCGGCCAGGATGACGTTGTCGGCGGCGGTCAGATTGAGGCCGTAGCCGCCGGCTTTGAGGCTGATGAGGAAGATGCGGCAGTTCGGGTCTTTCTGGAAGCGCTCCACTTGGGCCGAGCGGTCTTGGCTGCTGCCATCCAAGTAGGCATGGTCGAGTTTCTCCGCCCTCAAATGGTCACGCATGAGACGTAAGAACTGCACAAACTGGCTGAACACGAGTAGTTTACCGCCTGATTCGAGCGTGGACTCGATTTGACCGATGAGGGCAGGCCATTTGCCGGAAAGGTTCTCCTGTACCAGCCCCTTGAGCGCCTCGGGTTGGACGCCGGTGAGGCGCAGATCGCAGCAGACTTGGCGCAGGCGCAGCAGAACCGTGAACATGGTCATCTTGGCCCCGTTCTGGCCGGAACGGCGGCGGGCGGCTTTGATCTCCTCCCGGCCCTCCTCCAGAATCCTGCGGTAGAACTCGGTCTGGGCCGCGCTGGGAACACACCAGAGCACCTGCTCGATCTTCTCGGGCAGATCCTTGAGCACCTGCCGTTTCGTCCGACGCAGAAAGAACGGCTGAGTCAGCTTCTGAAGCCGCAGCGCGGCCGATTTGCCCGCCGGGAGGTCCAAACCGGACTGGATCGGGCTTTCAAAGCGCTCTTTGAAGGAACTCTGGTTCCCGAGGTAGCCCGGCAGTGCGAACTGGAAGATCGACCACAAATCCCGCACCCCGTTCTCCAGCGGTGTCCCCGTCAGGGCGATCCGACCATTCGATTTGATGCTGCGGAGCGTTTTGGCGGCGTCCGTGTCGGGATTGCGGATGAAGCTGGCCTCATCGAGCAGTAGCAGGCCGAATTGAATACTTTGGTAATGTTTAATATCTCTGATGATCAACTGATAAGATGTCAATATCACGTCATGAACGTTGATCGAGGCCAGGGCCTTTTCCCGGCCCGAACCCTGCACTTGGAGCAGCTTCAGGGTGGGTGCAAAGCGCTCAAACTCAGCCTGCCAGTTGCCGAGCAGCGACTTGGGGCAAACCACCAGCACCGGGCCGCTTTGTGCCCCTTTCCGCTGCTTCAGGAACAGCGCTAGCGCGATGCTCTGAACGGTTTTGCCGAGACCCATTTCATCAGCCAAGATGCCGCCCCTGCCTCGGAGGATGCGCGAAGTCATCCAGCACACGCCCTCCATTTGGTAAGGTCGCAGCAGGCCAGCAAGATCGCCGATTTCAGCCCTCACTTCGTCATTTGTAACGCTAAGATCGTTGCTATTTCCAGCGGCTTCATCGCCAAAATAGGCCGCATGCGCCCCATGAACCCGGGCACCATCGGGCGTCAGTTCCAGCGGGACATCGCGCAGCGACTCCTCCAGATCGTCCACAGCGGCGATGTCGAGAATGTAACGCTTTCCATTGGCCCCTTGAACCGAGCGTTGGCCGGATCGTACCAACCGCAGCACCTCGGCACGTGGCAGGCGGAAGCCGTCGGCCGATTCATAAGCCAGTTCCATGCTAAGCCAGTCCCCGCCGCCCGAGTGACCTCCCTGCGGCACAAACTTGGTTTTCGGGGCGATGCGCTGAATTCCCCGGGTCACGCCACGCCAACGCTCTCCTTCCAGAATCGTCGCTAGATCTCGCAACAGCGGCAGCTCGGAGGCATAGAGACGCAGAACGTTTTCGGTGCCTTGTAAACGCCAAATTTGTCCCTCCAGCGTGAAACCCAGCCCCTCCAAACGCCGCAAAAGACGGGATTCAGACTCTCTGTTCCACACGTAAAATAAAAACTCAGATAATTGATCCTGAATGGGGAAGATGGATGTTGTTGTATTCTGTTTGGTGCCTTCTGCCACCACCGGCCAGCGATGGGTGCCATACTTGGCGGTGACACGGGCTTCGACGCTCTGAAGAGAGCCGTCGAGCTGGATTTCGAACTCGCACGGTACCGGAGCGACATGGAATTTCTCCAGACCCTCGCCTCGCAGTTCCATCTGGAAGCACTCGCCCAAAGCCTCCCCCTGCTCTGCCAGCCAGCGCAGCGGACGCGTTACCGCTCCCCGGCTCAAATCACCCGCCAAGGCGGTCAGTTCGGGGCTGTCGGCCAGATGGCGGAACAGTGTGGCCGTTTCCTGGCAGAGCCACCAAGCACCCAGAACATGACGATGCTGGCTGCCTTCCAGTTTGAGCCGGACGTTTTGCGCATCGGCCGACTCGACCACCAGCGGCAGTCTTACCAACTCCGGGGCCACGTGGAGGGAGCGTTCTTTCCCGTTCGGCTTGCCCGCAAAAACCCGGGGATGCTCCGCCAGCGATTGAAGGAACACCTTCAACCCTTCACCCTTGAGCGAGATCGGCAGGCTCTGCGGTTCCTTGATCCCTTGCCCGGCCAGCCAAGCCGCAAACAGCGATGACTCCTCCTCACCTCCAGCCTCGAACTTCACAAACACGCCAAAAGGTTCCCGCGCCTGCCCCTGGAGCAAAGTTTCCGGCAGGTAGAGCGAGTAGCGCCCGGAGATCGTCAGCGGCTGGGGTATTGTAGTCCCGATCTCGCCACCGGTCTGCCGCCACCGCTTTGCTCCCGCACATGAGCTAGAGCCACCGCCAGCGCATGCTCGCACATCATGCCACTGCGTCGCGAATGCGGACAGGTGCAGAGATTCTCCACATCCGTCGCTGTGCGGATGCGCAGGCCGGTGGTGAACTTCATTTTGCCCGACCCCGCCGTGCCACGAATCATTCCATCACTCGTGCTCGTGACCGCCGCCAGACCAGCATCTACCAGCGAACGCGCGGCCTTCATGACCGCCCAGCCGCCGATCTCGCCGAGCCATTTCTCCGTGATCTCCATTTCGTGCTGGCGTGTCTCATGGTTTATCTGCAAAGTCCAATGACAAGTGCCTATGCGGATCGTTGCTATTTCCAATCAAAAGGGCGGAGTCGGTAAAACGACCACCGCTTTGAACCTCGCCGCATGCCTGACCCAACGTGGGGTGAGGGTTCTGCTGATCGATCTCGACCCCCAGGCCAACGCCACCAGCGGCCTCGGCCTGGCCCAAGAAGACGGCGGCAGCCTCTATTCGGCCCTCGTGGATGGCACCGACCCACGTCTCGCCATCCGCAGCACCCGACTGCCGAACCTTTCGATCATCCGTTCGCACCAGGAACTCGCCGGTTGCGAAATCGAACTCGCCCAGGCCGGCAACCACATGGCACGCCTGCGCGAGGTGCTCTCCCCCCTGCGTGACTCCGGCCACTTCGACTACGCCATTCTCGACACCCCGCCCTCCCTCGGCGTCCTCATGACGGGGGCACTGGCGGCGGCCGATGAGCTGATCGTGCCCATCCAGTGCGAGTACTTCGGGCTCGAAGGCCTCTCCAAGATCGTCAACGTCGTCCAGCAGATCCGTGACTGCGGGGCCAATCCCGAACTGCTGCTCGAAGGCATCGTCATGACCATGTTCGACAGCCGCGCGAACTTGGCGAACCAGGTCGTCAACGACGTGCGCAACTACTTCGCCGAAACCTGCTACCAGACCCTCATCCCGCGCACCGTGCGCCTCGGTGAGGCCCCCAGCTTCGGCAAAAGCATCATTGAATACGAACCCTCCGGCCGTGGAGCCCAAGCCTACCGGGCGCTGGCAGATGAATTCCTCGCCCGCCGCGCCGTGGCACAGCCAGTGGCAGCTTGAGGCAACCCCCACGGTGTCATGCAGACGCCTCCTTCCGGCATTCGTGGACGCGGCGCAGGCTTCAATCCTGACCAGCGCTTCGCCGAACTGCATGTGGACTACGATCCCGGCGAATCGCCGGAGAAGGTCGCAACGAAGTTCCTTCGCGATCACTCGTCCTCGATCATCTCGAAGAACAACAGCCCCGATCTCCCCTTCGAGGCCAGTTTGAATCCTTACCGTGGCTGCGAGCACGGCTGTGCCTACTGCTACGCCCGGCCCACGCACGAATACCTCGGCTTCTCCGCCGGGGTGGACTTCGAGTCCCGCATCATGGTCAAAGAGGACGCCCCTGCCCTGCTCCGCACTGAATTGCTCAAACCGTCCTACAAACCCGTCACCCTCTCCCTCAGCGGCGTCACGGACCCGTACCAGCCCATCGAGAAAAAACTGCGCATCACGCGTGGCTGCCTCGAAGTCCTGGCCGAAGCACGCCATCCCGTCGTGCTCATCACGAAAAACCACCTCATCACACGGGATGTCGACCTCCTCGCCGAACTCGCCCGCCATCATGCCACCGCCGTTTACATCTCCGTCACCACGCTCGATCCCGACCTCGCCCACAAGCTCGAACCCCGCGCCTCCGCGCCAAAGATGCGCCTGGAGGCCATCCGCATCTTGAACGAGGCCGGTGTGCCCGTCGGCGTCTCCACCGCGCCGATCATTCCCGGCCTGAACGACTCCGAAATCCCCGCCCTCATCGACGCCGCCCGCGCCGCCGGGGCGCAATTCGCCGGTTACACCGTTGTGCGCCTGCCCTTCGCTGTGAAGGACATCTTCCGCGCCTGGCTGGACCAACATTTCCCCGGCATGCGCGACAAAATCCTCAACCGCATCGAGGAGACGCAGGGCAAAACACTCTCCCACGGCGAATTCGGCAAGCGCCTCAAAGGCATCGGCATCTGGTCCGAGCAAATCGCCTCGCTCTTCCGCGTTTCCATTCAGCGCGCTGGCATGCTCCACCGCCGCCCGCAGGTGAATGCGGATGCCTTTCGGCGTCCACTCGATCCCGGCGGGCAGTTGGAGCTGTTTTGAGAACGATCAGCCACCAAAGGCCGATGCGGGAACACCTTGAGTACCTGGACGACAGACAAACAGACGTCCGGCCAGCGGTTCTTCAAGGCCGGGCTTCAAGCCCGTCGTGATGTAGAGATCACGCAAATCGGGGCCACCGAAGGCGCAGGCGGTCGTTTCGACGCAGGGAAAGTCGATCTGCATCTCGACCTTCTGCGAGGCGGGATTGAAACAGACCACCTTCGCGCCGTGGCAGAAGGCGATCCAGAGCCGGTCCTCGCTGTCGATGGTCATACCATCGGGCACTGACGCATCGACGCTGGTGTCCCACACCACACGCTCGTTGCTGATGACACCGGCCGCGTTGTCGAAGTCGAAGGCGCGCACCTTTCTGCTCGGCGTGTCGATGTAATACATCGTGCGCGTATCACGGCTCCAGATGATGCCGTTGGAGTTCGTCACCGGGGCAAATTTCTTTTCGACCCGCAGATCAGTGTGCAGGCAGTAGAGCGCGGCATCGGCACGCCTCTTCAAGCAGATCGTTCCGGCCCACAGACGGCCCGCCGGATCGCATTTACCGTCATTGAAGCGGTTGTCCGGCAGATCCGGCTCCGGGTTAGAGATGGGCGTGCTTTGACCGCTGGCTTCATCGAGAAAGAAGAACCCATCATCCCCTGCCCAAACGAGTCCGCCCTTCGCACGCGGCACCACCGTGCCGACACGCTGCCCGACATCCCAGATCTTTTCATCTCCCGTGTCCGGCTTGAAAGCGATGATCTTGTGCGTCTCGATATCGACATAGAGCAGACGGCCTTGATGCCAGATCGGGCCTTCGCCCCATTCGGAAACGTGGTTGGAGATGGGTTCGGGAGTCATGGTGATGGATGTTGGGATGTTAAAGCGGGACGCTTCGGCATCGTGATGAAGGCCTCGGCGAGGTAATGCGGAATCAGAGGTTGTTGAATGAGCGCGTCGAGCTCGGCTTGGCTCAACGACTGGATGATTCGAGCCAGACGAATTGCGCTAGGCTTGGCCGATCGAATATCCGTCAATGCCAAGGGCGGTTTGGGATCGAACGTGAGCCACGTTTGGCCGTCAGCCGTCCGCTCGCGGGCAGTTTCGGCAGACACGGTTTCGAGATCGGGCAGCAGCCGGCCATTATCGACTCGTGCGAGGTAAAAGCTCTGACGGCGGGCATCGCCAATGATCGGATAACTGTTTGGGGCCTCAATGTCCGGTGCCGTGAGCGACGACCAGCCGACGCACCACACATTTCGCGACAACGCGATGCCTTGCGCGGCGGCAATGGCGATGCGCACGCCGGTGTAAGAGCCGGGGCCGTTGCCAATGACGATGCCAGTTAGCTCATCACCTGCTGCGGCCAAGGCGTCGCGTAGAGGCGCGAAGACCTGCGCGTTGTGAGAGCGTTCGGATTGGAACGAGGAACGAAACAGTACGTCATCGCCCCGCACGACGGCGATGCTGCCGTGGGCGGTGGAAAGGTCGAGGGCGAGGAGGGTTCGGGTCATTTCGCGAGCGGCCCTTCCGTGACATGCCGCGAGCCATCCGGCAAGGATTCGATGTGAAACCAGCGCGTGCTGGACGGCATCAAATCGGGGAACATGTCGGCCCACTCGACGATGATGACGCCGGGTTCGGTCAAAAACTCGTCCCAGCCGATGCCGATGACCTCGACGGCACTTTCCATGCGGTAGAAGTCGAAATGGAAGACCGGCAGGCGGCCGTCGAGGTATTCGTGGACGAGAGTGAAGGTGGGGCTGGTCACAGCGGCCTTCGATTCCATGCCAGCGACAATGCCGCGCGTGATCTGCGTCTTTCCAGCGCCGAGATTCCCGCACAGCGCGATGACATCGCCCGCCGACAGTGTCGGCGCGAGTTGCATGCCCCAGGCGTGGGCGTCATCAGCAGTCGTGAGAGTGATCATGCGTCAGCACTGAGTGCAAAATGATCCCATCCCGTGCTCTCAAAGTCCGGCGGGCGGCCTTGGCCGGGAGGGACGAGTTTGCCGATGATGGTGAGGGGAAGCTTCGGGAAGGCTTCACGCCATTTCGGCAGGAGAGATTTCACGCTGCGGGGATTCACGGCGAGAAGGAGTTCGTAGTCTTCGCCGTCGCCCCAGGCTTGATCGAAAGTGCAGCCGGGATTGCACGGGAGAGATGCGACGTTGACTTGATAATGAGTACCGCTGGCGAGGGCGAGGCGCGGCAGGTCTTTGGCAAGGCCGTCGCTGATGTCCATCATCGCATGCGGATGCGCGTTTTCGGAGAGCCAGCGGCCGGCTTCGAGGCGTGGCTCGAATTTGAGGTGCTTGCCTTTGATGGAGCCACCGAGACGACCGGTGACGAGCAGGACATCGCCCGCCTTGCCCTCGCTGCGGGAAAGCCAGCGCTTCGACGGCACGGTGCCGCTCATGGAAATGGACAGCATGAGCACGAGGCCGCGCGAGGTCTCGCCGCCGACGATGTTGATGCCGTACTGCTTCGAAATGGCGCGCATGCCACGATAGATCTCAGTGAGGAACTCCACCTCCATGCTTGGTGGGGCCACCAAGGTGATCATGGCATGTCTGGGCGTGCCGCCCATGGCCGCGAAATCACTCACCACACGTGCGATGGCTTTGCGCCCGATGAGTTTCGGCGGCGTTTCGAGCGTGAAATGCACGTCCTGCACAAGCGCGTCGGTTTTGAGCAGCGTGTGCTCGTTTTTCGTACTGCGGACGACGGCGCAATCATCACCGGCTCCGGCGATGACATCGCGGTCGAGCTTCACGCCGCGCATGAGTTTGCGGATGAGTTTGTCTTCTCCGATGTCGGCTAAAGTGGGCATTGGTGGGAACTGAACTGGTAAAATAATGGCGGGTAAAATGATGTCAGAAGGGTTTCGATTCAGATCATCATTCTACCCGTCATTATTTTACCAGAATCCTTCATCGCTTCACCACCACGTTCTGCCCGTCGAAGTGCAGCATGCGGTTCTTCAGACCACGCATGGCCTGTTTTGGAATGTAAACTTCCACATCGCCGATTTGATGGCGGTGTTCGGTCGGAGCCTGCCAGCCGCTGATCCACATGAGCTGCCACCACTCCTGGCCGCTGAGATCCCCCTGGCCGCAACGAACATAATCGAGGTGCAAAACGTCACCTTGATGACCAAGACGCTCAATGTTGTGCTTCGACTCCAGATAGTCCGCGAAGGCCTGAGAATAGATCAGGCCGCTGCGGAGACGATGGAGGACGAGAGCCAAGGGAATGCAGAGTGTCGAATGTCGAATGATTCAAAGACAAAGCGCGGGACGGGGTGGCCGTTCCGCGCTTTGGGGAGTGACTGCGAGAGTCAACGGAGCGGATCAGCCGAGAGCCTTGGCGTAGTTCGCGGCGACGGCGGTCCAGTTCACGGCGTTCCACCAGGCGGCGATGTAATCGGGGCGCTTGTTCTGATACTTGAGGTAGTAGGCGTGCTCCCAGACATCGCAGCCGAGGATCGGCGTGCCGGAGGCGTCCATGAGCGGGTTGTCCTGGTTCGGCGTGGAGGTGATGGCGAGCTTGCCGTCTTTGACGACGAGCCAGGCCCAGCCGGAGCCGAAGCGGGTCACACCAGCTTTGGCGAAAGCTTCTTTGAAAGCATCAAAGCTGCCGAAGGTGGCGGTGATCGCGTCACCGAGAGCGCCAGTGGGGGCGCCACCCGCGTTCGGACCCATGATGTTCCAGAACAGCGTGTGGTTGAAGTGACCGCCGCCGTTGTTGCGCACCGGACCTTGGATGTCGGCAGGCACTTTAGAGATGTTTTTGCACAGGTCTTCAATAGACAGCGCCTCAAGGTCGGCCTTGCCGGCGATAGCGTTGTTCAAATTAGTCACGTAGGCATTGTGATGCTTGCCGTGATGGATCTCCATGGTCTGCTGGTCGATGTGGGGTTCCAGTGCGTTGGAGGGATAAGGCAGGGGGGCGAGGGTGTGGGCCATGGCGTTGGGGTGGGTTGAGGTTCTTGGGTAAGTATCGCGGATATGAACGGGGGCAAGTGGGAGAATGCCCCATGACGAACGAAAAACTGAGCGGTTTGGATGCGTTCGTGAGATAGAACCCCATGAACCTCCCCCAACCGCTTCGAATCAGTTTTGCCTGCCTGTTTATTTTCGTTCTGTCTTCCTGCAGCGGCGATTTCCGCAAAGCTTGGAAGCGAGACATCTGCCCTGCGCCGCCTCCAGCCAACGGTGTGGCTGGCAAATGGGAAGGCACCTGGCTTAGCACGGCGAACGGTCATCACGGCAAGCTGCGCTGTGTCGTTTCCGGGGCGCTTGAGACGGGCAAGTTGTACGCTAAGGGCGATCACGAGTTCTTTTACCAAGCCACTTGGAAGTCCATTCTCAGTGGCAGCTACAAGGCTGTCCACAATGTGCAAAAGAAAGGCGATGGCCATGTCTTCAAAGGTGAACACAAGATGCCGGACTGGGCGGGCGGCTTGTATCACTACGAAGGCACGATCAAGGGTGATGATTTCAACGCCCTCTACAAGAGCGCGATGGATCGCGGCACGTTCACGATGAAACGCGTTCGCTGAGCAACCATCCGGCTCGACGCGGGGTTCATGCCACCGTGACATCCCCCATGAAGTGGTTCTCCAGTTTTCGCGCCAAGCTCATCTTCACCGTGTTTCCCGTCGTCGCGGGCATCACCATCGCCACGCTCGTGCTGGCGGAGTGGAAATTCACAGCCGCGTATCGTCGGCTCTTCGCGGAGCAGTTTGAATCGCAGATCAGCACCTTCAGCGCGGCCAAAAAGAAGCGCACCGAGGCCTTGTCCGAGCAACTCGCGCGGCTGGCACAGCAGCCAGAAATCGTCGCAGCCATCACGAAACAGGATTACGCCGCCGCCGCGCAGATTCTGCGGCCGCAGCTCGAAGCGCTGGGGACAGACCGGCTGCAAAGCGAGTTTCCAGCAGCGGGCGGACGCGGGGGCGTCAAAGAACGTGACCGTGCCGATGCCGGACGCGCGATGGCGCGGCTGATGCCCGCGCAGATGCCTTACATCGCCATCATCGACCCGGCGGGCAACTTTGTGGCCGCGCCCAAGAAAAACGCGCCGCCGGGCCGCAACCTGATGCCCCCGCTGCCAAAAGAGAGTGCCACCAGCGCGGAGTTCCGTCGCAAATCCGGCAGGCTGCAATGGCTGGGCGAGCGGAAGCTCGAAGACATCCTCAAGGAGCAGGAGGTCGGCTACTTGCGCGTCGAGTTCGGCGAGGACAGCCGCACGGAGCAGGTGCGCGAGGTCTTCATCACCCCGCTACGTGATCCGCAGAGTGGGAAGTTTATGGGAGCCATGCTGTTTGGCCTGCCGCTGCAGGTTTTGGCCGAACGGGTGCTCTATGAGCAGACGAAGCGCTCGGAGTTTGGCGAAATCATGAGCGGTGTGTGGGTGGAGGAGGCGCTGGTGAGCACCACCATTCCGAAAAATGAGCGGGAGGAGGTCGCCCGCCACATCGCGGAGTCGATTCATCGTTCAGGGCGGGCGCAGCGGGAAATGTCCATGCCGATCAATGGCGTGCGGCACCAGATCTTTTACCGCGTGCTCAATCCCGACTCGCCCTTCCCGCTGGCGGCGCAGGTGAATCTCTACCCGCTCGACGCGATGGACCGTGAACTGGCCGAGCTGCGGCGTGATGTGGGCGGCCTGGGCATTGTGGCGCTCATGATTGCCCTGCTGGTCGTGCTTTACATCTCACGCGGACTCTCCGGGCCGATCCGTGACATCGTCAGCGGCACGCACCAGATCGAGCTGGGCAACT
Protein-coding sequences here:
- a CDS encoding alpha/beta hydrolase encodes the protein MPYGTHERQVLDFYQAKAEQPTPLLFFVHGGGWMSGDKANPDFLVKCLENGISVASINYRLIADATAAKIDPPVKACLDDAARALQFVRSKAADWHIDKDRIGGCGGSAGGFTALWLAFHPDMADPKSADPISRESTRLRCVLAFVPQTTLDPKQMQAWIPNNQYGNHAFALGSMQEFLDKREPLLPWIERFSPYALASSDDPPVLLFYDNTPNLGQPYKDPPHSANFGAGIAEKLKAVGIEHEINYNNDYAHMKWPDLFGFLAEKLKTK
- a CDS encoding SNF2-related protein, with the protein product MFVKFEAGGEEESSLFAAWLAGQGIKEPQSLPISLKGEGLKVFLQSLAEHPRVFAGKPNGKERSLHVAPELVRLPLVVESADAQNVRLKLEGSQHRHVLGAWWLCQETATLFRHLADSPELTALAGDLSRGAVTRPLRWLAEQGEALGECFQMELRGEGLEKFHVAPVPCEFEIQLDGSLQSVEARVTAKYGTHRWPVVAEGTKQNTTTSIFPIQDQLSEFLFYVWNRESESRLLRRLEGLGFTLEGQIWRLQGTENVLRLYASELPLLRDLATILEGERWRGVTRGIQRIAPKTKFVPQGGHSGGGDWLSMELAYESADGFRLPRAEVLRLVRSGQRSVQGANGKRYILDIAAVDDLEESLRDVPLELTPDGARVHGAHAAYFGDEAAGNSNDLSVTNDEVRAEIGDLAGLLRPYQMEGVCWMTSRILRGRGGILADEMGLGKTVQSIALALFLKQRKGAQSGPVLVVCPKSLLGNWQAEFERFAPTLKLLQVQGSGREKALASINVHDVILTSYQLIIRDIKHYQSIQFGLLLLDEASFIRNPDTDAAKTLRSIKSNGRIALTGTPLENGVRDLWSIFQFALPGYLGNQSSFKERFESPIQSGLDLPAGKSAALRLQKLTQPFFLRRTKRQVLKDLPEKIEQVLWCVPSAAQTEFYRRILEEGREEIKAARRRSGQNGAKMTMFTVLLRLRQVCCDLRLTGVQPEALKGLVQENLSGKWPALIGQIESTLESGGKLLVFSQFVQFLRLMRDHLRAEKLDHAYLDGSSQDRSAQVERFQKDPNCRIFLISLKAGGYGLNLTAADNVILADPWWNPAVESQAIDRAHRIGQQKVVNAYRLAIRGTVEERILKLQAQKRGLVEAALNDQAPMMEGLSETDLEQLIQ
- a CDS encoding SWIM zinc finger family protein; the encoded protein is MQINHETRQHEMEITEKWLGEIGGWAVMKAARSLVDAGLAAVTSTSDGMIRGTAGSGKMKFTTGLRIRTATDVENLCTCPHSRRSGMMCEHALAVALAHVREQSGGGRPVARSGLQYPSR
- a CDS encoding ParA family protein — its product is MRIVAISNQKGGVGKTTTALNLAACLTQRGVRVLLIDLDPQANATSGLGLAQEDGGSLYSALVDGTDPRLAIRSTRLPNLSIIRSHQELAGCEIELAQAGNHMARLREVLSPLRDSGHFDYAILDTPPSLGVLMTGALAAADELIVPIQCEYFGLEGLSKIVNVVQQIRDCGANPELLLEGIVMTMFDSRANLANQVVNDVRNYFAETCYQTLIPRTVRLGEAPSFGKSIIEYEPSGRGAQAYRALADEFLARRAVAQPVAA
- a CDS encoding PA0069 family radical SAM protein, which produces MQTPPSGIRGRGAGFNPDQRFAELHVDYDPGESPEKVATKFLRDHSSSIISKNNSPDLPFEASLNPYRGCEHGCAYCYARPTHEYLGFSAGVDFESRIMVKEDAPALLRTELLKPSYKPVTLSLSGVTDPYQPIEKKLRITRGCLEVLAEARHPVVLITKNHLITRDVDLLAELARHHATAVYISVTTLDPDLAHKLEPRASAPKMRLEAIRILNEAGVPVGVSTAPIIPGLNDSEIPALIDAARAAGAQFAGYTVVRLPFAVKDIFRAWLDQHFPGMRDKILNRIEETQGKTLSHGEFGKRLKGIGIWSEQIASLFRVSIQRAGMLHRRPQVNADAFRRPLDPGGQLELF
- a CDS encoding SMP-30/gluconolactonase/LRE family protein codes for the protein MTPEPISNHVSEWGEGPIWHQGRLLYVDIETHKIIAFKPDTGDEKIWDVGQRVGTVVPRAKGGLVWAGDDGFFFLDEASGQSTPISNPEPDLPDNRFNDGKCDPAGRLWAGTICLKRRADAALYCLHTDLRVEKKFAPVTNSNGIIWSRDTRTMYYIDTPSRKVRAFDFDNAAGVISNERVVWDTSVDASVPDGMTIDSEDRLWIAFCHGAKVVCFNPASQKVEMQIDFPCVETTACAFGGPDLRDLYITTGLKPGLEEPLAGRLFVCRPGTQGVPASAFGG
- the tsaB gene encoding tRNA (adenosine(37)-N6)-threonylcarbamoyltransferase complex dimerization subunit type 1 TsaB: MTRTLLALDLSTAHGSIAVVRGDDVLFRSSFQSERSHNAQVFAPLRDALAAAGDELTGIVIGNGPGSYTGVRIAIAAAQGIALSRNVWCVGWSSLTAPDIEAPNSYPIIGDARRQSFYLARVDNGRLLPDLETVSAETARERTADGQTWLTFDPKPPLALTDIRSAKPSAIRLARIIQSLSQAELDALIQQPLIPHYLAEAFITMPKRPALTSQHPSP
- the tsaE gene encoding tRNA (adenosine(37)-N6)-threonylcarbamoyltransferase complex ATPase subunit type 1 TsaE, which gives rise to MITLTTADDAHAWGMQLAPTLSAGDVIALCGNLGAGKTQITRGIVAGMESKAAVTSPTFTLVHEYLDGRLPVFHFDFYRMESAVEVIGIGWDEFLTEPGVIIVEWADMFPDLMPSSTRWFHIESLPDGSRHVTEGPLAK
- a CDS encoding thiamine-phosphate kinase translates to MPTLADIGEDKLIRKLMRGVKLDRDVIAGAGDDCAVVRSTKNEHTLLKTDALVQDVHFTLETPPKLIGRKAIARVVSDFAAMGGTPRHAMITLVAPPSMEVEFLTEIYRGMRAISKQYGINIVGGETSRGLVLMLSISMSGTVPSKRWLSRSEGKAGDVLLVTGRLGGSIKGKHLKFEPRLEAGRWLSENAHPHAMMDISDGLAKDLPRLALASGTHYQVNVASLPCNPGCTFDQAWGDGEDYELLLAVNPRSVKSLLPKWREAFPKLPLTIIGKLVPPGQGRPPDFESTGWDHFALSADA
- a CDS encoding superoxide dismutase → MAHTLAPLPYPSNALEPHIDQQTMEIHHGKHHNAYVTNLNNAIAGKADLEALSIEDLCKNISKVPADIQGPVRNNGGGHFNHTLFWNIMGPNAGGAPTGALGDAITATFGSFDAFKEAFAKAGVTRFGSGWAWLVVKDGKLAITSTPNQDNPLMDASGTPILGCDVWEHAYYLKYQNKRPDYIAAWWNAVNWTAVAANYAKALG
- a CDS encoding adenylate/guanylate cyclase domain-containing protein, which translates into the protein MKWFSSFRAKLIFTVFPVVAGITIATLVLAEWKFTAAYRRLFAEQFESQISTFSAAKKKRTEALSEQLARLAQQPEIVAAITKQDYAAAAQILRPQLEALGTDRLQSEFPAAGGRGGVKERDRADAGRAMARLMPAQMPYIAIIDPAGNFVAAPKKNAPPGRNLMPPLPKESATSAEFRRKSGRLQWLGERKLEDILKEQEVGYLRVEFGEDSRTEQVREVFITPLRDPQSGKFMGAMLFGLPLQVLAERVLYEQTKRSEFGEIMSGVWVEEALVSTTIPKNEREEVARHIAESIHRSGRAQREMSMPINGVRHQIFYRVLNPDSPFPLAAQVNLYPLDAMDRELAELRRDVGGLGIVALMIALLVVLYISRGLSGPIRDIVSGTHQIELGNFDVRVPVRRQDELGKLAASFNEMATGLALQEKYRSVLNAVADRTVAAQLIEQSSGLGGEIRHVSMLFCDIRGFTAITENMEPADVIELLNEHMTALTDVAYKHGGIVDKFVGDLIMVLFGAPVSTGADALSAVQCALSMLQVRRHLNQTSKHSLEVGIGLATGSVVAGCMGSDQRLSYTVLGHRVNLASRLCSIAQAGEIVMDAETYAEARELIQAEPMPPMQLKGISEAVHPWRVVAT